A window of the Isosphaera pallida ATCC 43644 genome harbors these coding sequences:
- a CDS encoding bifunctional nuclease family protein: protein MAVQMELSRIVINENGQEQIIFLREVDGPRQFPIVIGLFEANSIERRVRGIVAQRPLTHDLLVNTIEALGGELQDVFITELRDHTYYAKLRVRFEGELIQIDSRPSDALAVAVTADVPIYVAEDVITEAMQS, encoded by the coding sequence GTGGCCGTCCAGATGGAACTCTCGCGGATCGTCATCAATGAAAACGGCCAGGAACAGATCATCTTTCTCCGCGAGGTGGACGGTCCGCGTCAATTTCCCATTGTCATAGGTTTGTTCGAGGCCAACAGCATCGAACGCCGGGTTCGAGGTATCGTCGCCCAACGCCCTCTCACCCACGACCTGCTGGTCAACACCATCGAGGCGCTAGGGGGCGAACTCCAGGATGTCTTCATCACCGAGTTGCGCGACCACACCTACTACGCCAAGCTCCGCGTCCGCTTCGAGGGCGAACTCATTCAGATCGACTCCCGCCCCAGCGACGCCCTCGCCGTGGCCGTCACCGCCGATGTGCCAATCTACGTCGCCGAAGATGTCATTACCGAAGCGATGCAATCCTGA
- the csb2 gene encoding type I-G CRISPR-associated protein Csb2, which produces MSHSEAAASNSPHFNDPSRQSAPPFQPRLMLLELVKNVWPRPTIQQTLMVTHALRGLVLSRFDSDSPPPEWVSGHRSGPQANKTDRPHLAFLALPQLEGGGREARIDAVALAVPRLVVGCSLEGGNPEIPKPPSLLIFSDLLPSTRYGPRNRSKPTPRLTLGRTGAWDLRPCPTRSSERFGEPLAQTTWVGPAETWVSVTPVALDQHPKKGKLSIEAIVAQSCTRMGYPEPIQVEFRPDSYFQGVPPALAFPPLPGRSGRPSEMRWHVAVRFAYPVDGPLLIGAGRYFGYGLMRPWRG; this is translated from the coding sequence ATGTCCCATTCTGAAGCGGCGGCCTCGAATTCGCCCCACTTTAACGATCCCTCGCGGCAATCAGCCCCACCCTTCCAGCCCCGCTTGATGCTGCTGGAATTAGTCAAGAACGTCTGGCCCCGCCCCACCATTCAACAGACGTTGATGGTAACGCACGCCCTGCGTGGTCTCGTATTGAGCCGATTCGACTCCGACTCGCCGCCCCCGGAATGGGTCTCGGGCCACCGGAGCGGTCCTCAGGCCAACAAGACCGATCGCCCCCATCTGGCCTTCCTAGCGTTGCCACAGTTGGAAGGTGGGGGACGGGAAGCGCGAATCGACGCGGTCGCCCTCGCGGTGCCCCGATTGGTGGTAGGCTGCTCGTTGGAGGGGGGCAACCCCGAAATTCCTAAACCACCATCTTTGCTCATCTTTTCCGATTTGCTACCATCAACTCGTTATGGTCCTCGAAATCGCTCGAAACCGACCCCGAGATTGACCCTGGGACGCACCGGCGCTTGGGATCTGCGGCCTTGTCCAACCCGGAGTTCCGAACGCTTCGGTGAGCCCCTAGCTCAAACCACCTGGGTGGGGCCAGCCGAAACCTGGGTGAGCGTCACCCCAGTGGCCCTCGACCAGCATCCCAAAAAGGGCAAGCTTAGCATCGAAGCGATCGTGGCGCAATCTTGCACTCGGATGGGTTATCCAGAGCCAATCCAGGTGGAATTCCGTCCCGACTCCTATTTTCAAGGGGTTCCTCCCGCGTTGGCTTTCCCACCCTTGCCAGGCCGTTCGGGTCGCCCCTCCGAGATGCGCTGGCATGTGGCGGTTCGATTCGCCTATCCGGTGGATGGACCCTTGCTCATAGGAGCAGGCCGCTATTTTGGCTACGGGTTGATGCGCCCTTGGCGCGGCTAA
- a CDS encoding CRISPR-associated endonuclease Cas4/Cas1 encodes MSTEDFLIIPPCDEDFAEQSEPPPPPGPEAAKPVGPAASPCPSGATMVSNDLKMEQAASALDENEDDDSSLHSQPIVIPTETHPRSTRANSPQLSSAQLRSKEEALMPARMLNEYIYCPRLFYYEWVEGVFAENLDVVEGRHRHTRVDGKTDDLPSVQQVEKGEAERLHARSVSLADDHHGLIAKLDLIECADGAMIPVDYKKGKPRLADDGQPQVWEPERVQMAVQALVLRANGYRCERGVVYYHQTRQRVDVPIDDSLIATTLRALDEARQLARSGTIPPPLVDSPKCPRCSLVGICLPDETNLLRNSAPPDAIASTESSAAESNAPTAVRALVTPRDDLKSLYLNTQGTFVSKSGAVLKIRKDDQILQEVRIQETCQVSVFGNVQLSSQAIQTLCEHEVPIAYFSQGGWFYGLTRGLDLRNVMIRREQFRRADDPAFCLALAKRLVAGKARNQRTMLQRNHIEPPAGAIQRIRAIIQEVEQADSLESLLGLEGTIARLYFQNFNGLIKPDDNHTPHQPPSDDPRALTFHFDQRNRRPPRDPVNALLSLGYALLTKDMTIACHAVGLDPYLGFYHQPRHGRCGLALDLMEPFRPLIADSAVLFAINTRMVTPSDFLRAGDSVALTPAGRKAFIRAYETRMDHLATHPLFSYRLSYRRMLELQVRLLARVLTGEIKDYPVFTTR; translated from the coding sequence ATGAGTACTGAAGATTTTCTGATCATTCCACCTTGCGACGAGGACTTCGCCGAGCAGTCGGAGCCTCCGCCTCCTCCTGGACCCGAGGCGGCCAAGCCGGTTGGTCCCGCCGCCTCGCCCTGCCCTTCCGGGGCTACGATGGTTTCAAACGACCTGAAGATGGAGCAGGCCGCCTCGGCCCTCGACGAGAACGAGGACGACGACTCGTCCCTTCATTCCCAACCGATCGTCATCCCCACGGAAACGCATCCTCGTTCCACGCGGGCAAACTCGCCACAACTCTCCTCCGCACAACTGCGTTCCAAAGAAGAGGCGTTGATGCCAGCGCGGATGCTCAACGAGTACATCTATTGTCCTAGACTCTTCTACTACGAATGGGTGGAAGGGGTTTTCGCCGAAAATCTCGACGTGGTCGAAGGTCGTCACCGCCACACGCGGGTGGACGGCAAAACCGACGACCTACCATCGGTTCAACAGGTCGAGAAGGGCGAGGCGGAACGCCTACACGCCCGCAGCGTCAGCCTGGCCGACGACCACCACGGCCTGATCGCCAAGCTCGACCTGATCGAGTGCGCCGATGGCGCGATGATCCCAGTCGATTATAAGAAGGGCAAACCCCGGCTGGCCGACGATGGACAACCCCAGGTCTGGGAACCCGAACGGGTGCAAATGGCGGTGCAAGCCCTGGTGCTGCGCGCCAACGGCTACCGCTGCGAGCGGGGCGTGGTCTACTATCACCAAACCCGGCAACGAGTCGACGTTCCGATCGACGATTCGTTGATCGCCACCACCCTCCGCGCCTTGGACGAAGCCCGTCAACTGGCCCGATCCGGCACGATTCCTCCGCCATTGGTGGACAGTCCCAAATGCCCCCGTTGCTCCCTGGTGGGTATTTGCTTGCCCGACGAAACGAACTTACTCCGCAACTCCGCCCCCCCCGACGCGATCGCCTCCACAGAGTCCTCGGCCGCCGAGAGCAACGCTCCGACCGCCGTTCGCGCGTTGGTCACCCCGCGCGACGATCTCAAATCGCTTTATCTCAACACCCAAGGAACGTTCGTGAGCAAGTCGGGTGCCGTTCTCAAGATCCGTAAGGACGACCAGATTCTCCAGGAAGTCCGGATCCAAGAGACCTGTCAAGTGAGCGTCTTCGGCAACGTGCAACTCTCCTCCCAGGCAATTCAAACCCTATGCGAACACGAGGTGCCGATCGCCTACTTCTCGCAGGGCGGTTGGTTCTACGGCCTGACTCGAGGCCTCGACCTGCGCAACGTCATGATTCGCCGCGAGCAGTTCCGACGCGCCGACGATCCGGCCTTTTGTTTGGCGCTGGCCAAACGCTTAGTGGCAGGCAAAGCCCGTAATCAACGCACCATGCTTCAACGCAACCACATCGAACCACCCGCTGGAGCGATCCAGCGCATCCGAGCGATAATCCAAGAGGTCGAACAGGCCGACTCGCTGGAGAGCCTCCTGGGTTTGGAGGGAACCATCGCCCGCCTTTATTTTCAGAACTTCAACGGCCTGATCAAGCCGGACGACAACCACACCCCCCACCAGCCCCCCTCCGACGACCCCCGCGCCCTGACCTTCCACTTCGATCAGCGCAACCGCCGTCCGCCCCGCGATCCGGTCAACGCACTGTTGTCGCTGGGCTACGCCTTGTTGACCAAGGATATGACAATCGCCTGCCACGCGGTCGGCCTAGACCCCTATTTGGGGTTTTATCATCAACCACGTCATGGACGTTGCGGCCTGGCGCTCGATTTGATGGAACCGTTCCGTCCGCTCATCGCCGATTCAGCCGTGCTGTTCGCCATCAACACCCGCATGGTCACGCCGTCGGACTTCCTCCGCGCCGGCGACTCGGTCGCGTTAACCCCCGCCGGCCGCAAGGCGTTTATCCGCGCCTACGAGACCCGGATGGACCACCTGGCCACCCATCCCCTTTTCAGTTACCGTCTGAGTTATCGACGGATGCTTGAACTTCAGGTCCGCCTGCTGGCCCGCGTGCTGACCGGCGAGATCAAGGATTATCCAGTGTTCACCACCCGATGA
- a CDS encoding BlaI/MecI/CopY family transcriptional regulator, whose translation MGRPASEVTEREWQVMQAAWRLGRFDLAAMRAELAASGLPLASTTVATLLRILLDKGLLGVVDPRRPQQYEPIRRRDELARRMLNQFVDRVFEGSQIDAIMSLVSSERLSSRARALLWALREELGDQADWARAGGCLSRSAWSSQVGGWGTLSEGITHDQPEGGDRAGGRERPGRGRTGVR comes from the coding sequence ATGGGACGCCCGGCGTCGGAGGTGACGGAGCGGGAGTGGCAGGTGATGCAGGCGGCCTGGCGGCTGGGTCGGTTCGACCTGGCGGCGATGCGGGCCGAGTTGGCCGCTTCTGGGTTGCCGCTGGCCTCCACCACGGTGGCCACGCTGTTGCGGATTTTGCTCGATAAGGGGTTGCTTGGGGTGGTCGATCCCCGCCGTCCCCAACAGTACGAGCCGATCCGTCGCCGCGACGAGTTAGCCCGACGGATGCTCAACCAGTTCGTCGATCGTGTTTTTGAAGGCTCACAAATAGACGCGATCATGAGTTTGGTCAGCTCCGAGCGCCTTTCCAGCCGCGCCCGCGCCCTGTTGTGGGCGTTGCGGGAGGAACTGGGCGATCAAGCTGATTGGGCACGAGCAGGGGGTTGCTTATCCCGTTCGGCTTGGTCATCGCAAGTGGGGGGGTGGGGGACCCTCAGCGAGGGGATCACCCATGACCAGCCTGAAGGGGGAGATCGCGCTGGTGGTCGAGAGCGCCCCGGCCGCGGTCGTACTGGCGTTAGATAG
- the asnB gene encoding asparagine synthase (glutamine-hydrolyzing) has protein sequence MCGIVGASWTENGPPLDLERLAAMTDRLTHRGPDERGVRLEPLCALGFRRLAILDVAGAHQPMSNEDGSIWVVFNGEIYNFSELRRRLEATGHVLRTRGDTEVLPHLYEDLGVNLFAELRGMFALAIWDGRRRKLILGRDRLGQKPLVYRHEPERLLFASEIKALLTLDHTTLPRDLDPIALDRYLTYGYVPAPATMLKGVRKLPAAHVLEFDARTGRVRAQRYWEPDWNHEQTNLSFPQARDRLRGLLEEAVREQMISEVPLGAFLSGGVDSTAIVGLMSRHQRATGGPPVRTFSIGFDDPAFDERRYAREAAEFLGTEHREFLVEPHAWQLLPELAATFDEPFADSSALPTYVLSRETRRFVTVALAGDAGDELFQGYDRYRALALTLALDRLPEGVRRVLAGPLARILPASARAKTRLRKVKRLLEAIADPVPVRYARWCSIFQESDRAALYHDEALEALAQASRELDEPDEADPVQVLARGFDAANARDPLTGAMVADLLAYLPGDLLVKVDLASMAHSLECRAPLLDHRVVEFALSLPTRFKRRRPWGAKAVFKASCADLLPASIRSRSKMGFGVPIDRWFRGPLADELQAILLDPSSLNRRLFQPQAVKRLVNDHLAGRADHAYRLWALIMLELWFRRDDMASHPLQMPCLQVQSQPAVSPARLQ, from the coding sequence ATGTGCGGTATCGTTGGAGCCTCCTGGACCGAAAACGGCCCCCCGTTGGACTTGGAGCGGTTGGCCGCCATGACCGACCGCCTGACCCATCGCGGCCCCGACGAGCGTGGCGTGCGCCTCGAACCGCTTTGCGCCTTGGGGTTCCGACGGTTGGCGATCCTCGACGTGGCGGGCGCTCATCAACCGATGTCCAACGAGGACGGTTCGATTTGGGTTGTCTTCAACGGCGAAATCTACAACTTCTCCGAACTACGTAGACGTTTGGAAGCGACCGGCCATGTCCTGAGAACCCGGGGCGACACCGAGGTGTTGCCGCATCTCTATGAAGACCTGGGCGTGAATCTGTTCGCCGAACTTCGGGGGATGTTCGCACTGGCCATCTGGGACGGTCGCCGCCGCAAGCTGATCCTGGGCCGCGACCGTCTGGGCCAAAAGCCTCTGGTGTATCGTCACGAGCCGGAACGCCTGCTCTTCGCCAGCGAGATCAAAGCCCTCTTGACCCTCGATCACACCACCCTGCCCCGCGACCTCGACCCAATCGCGCTGGACCGCTATTTGACTTATGGCTACGTCCCTGCTCCCGCGACCATGCTCAAAGGGGTACGTAAGCTCCCTGCGGCGCACGTTCTGGAGTTCGACGCCCGAACTGGACGGGTCCGCGCTCAACGCTATTGGGAACCGGACTGGAATCACGAGCAAACCAACTTGAGCTTCCCCCAAGCCCGCGATCGGTTGCGGGGACTTCTGGAGGAGGCGGTGCGGGAACAGATGATCTCAGAGGTGCCTCTTGGGGCGTTTCTGTCGGGCGGGGTCGATTCCACGGCGATCGTGGGGTTGATGAGCCGCCACCAACGAGCGACTGGCGGCCCGCCAGTGCGGACCTTCTCGATTGGCTTCGACGACCCGGCCTTCGATGAACGACGCTACGCCCGCGAGGCGGCCGAGTTTCTGGGAACCGAGCATCGGGAATTCCTGGTCGAACCCCACGCCTGGCAACTGCTGCCCGAACTCGCCGCCACCTTCGACGAACCATTCGCTGATTCCTCGGCACTGCCCACTTACGTATTGAGTCGGGAGACCCGCCGCTTTGTCACTGTGGCGCTGGCCGGAGACGCCGGAGACGAACTGTTTCAGGGCTACGACCGTTACCGCGCTTTGGCGTTGACCCTCGCATTGGATCGCCTCCCAGAGGGTGTCCGGCGGGTGCTGGCTGGTCCTTTGGCCCGGATCTTGCCAGCCTCGGCGCGAGCCAAAACCCGTTTGCGCAAGGTCAAGCGACTGTTGGAGGCAATCGCCGACCCAGTCCCGGTTCGCTACGCGCGTTGGTGTTCGATCTTTCAGGAATCCGACCGCGCTGCGCTGTATCACGACGAGGCGCTGGAGGCGCTGGCCCAGGCATCCAGAGAACTTGACGAACCCGACGAGGCCGATCCCGTCCAGGTGTTGGCGCGTGGTTTCGACGCGGCCAACGCCCGCGACCCGCTCACCGGCGCAATGGTGGCCGATTTGCTGGCCTATCTGCCGGGCGATCTGTTGGTCAAGGTTGACCTGGCGAGCATGGCCCATTCGCTGGAGTGCCGCGCACCGCTGTTGGATCACCGGGTGGTCGAGTTCGCCCTGAGTCTGCCCACCCGGTTCAAGAGGCGACGCCCCTGGGGGGCCAAAGCCGTCTTCAAAGCGTCCTGCGCCGATTTGTTGCCAGCGTCGATCCGATCGCGCTCAAAGATGGGCTTCGGAGTACCGATCGATCGTTGGTTCCGTGGCCCTTTGGCGGACGAACTCCAGGCGATCCTGTTGGATCCTTCAAGCCTCAATCGTAGGCTGTTCCAGCCCCAGGCGGTCAAGCGTCTCGTGAACGACCACCTCGCCGGACGGGCCGACCACGCCTACCGGCTCTGGGCCCTGATTATGCTCGAACTTTGGTTCCGACGCGACGACATGGCCTCGCACCCTCTCCAGATGCCCTGCCTTCAAGTGCAATCTCAACCCGCCGTCTCCCCCGCGCGCCTACAGTAG
- a CDS encoding enolase C-terminal domain-like protein — protein sequence MTTSPARARAVRPVAASLWFLPVATRVPLKFGPETLTEVVCARVRLTVEDRQGRRAHGWGETPLSVQWVWPSPLTHAERQQALMGLCVDLVHAWSEFDRFGHPLEVGRAFLDERLPDLTRAANLRAPGRDPLPHLAALVCNSPFDLALHDAFGNLHGIDLYQAYGADWLESDLAAFLEPAEDARGRISFQNLRPDAFLTPRRNCLTAWHLVGGLDKLEPHDLDGTEPNDGYPVHLRDWIARDGLTCLKIKLRGDDPAWDFDRLQRVGRIAAETGVQWLSADFNCVVRDPSYVVETLDRLLVERPDTFARLLYVEQPFPYDLEAHPLDVRSVSARKPLFLDESAHDWRVVRLGRSLGWTGVALKTCKTQTEAILALCWARAHGMTLMVQDLTNPMLAQIPHLLLAAHAGTIQGVETNAMQFYPDASAPEATVHPGLYRRREGMVRLDSIQGPGFGIRVEEIPRSLPEPAAARQ from the coding sequence ATGACCACCTCGCCAGCCCGCGCGCGGGCGGTTCGACCCGTGGCGGCCTCCCTTTGGTTTCTGCCGGTCGCTACCCGGGTTCCCCTCAAGTTCGGCCCCGAAACCCTCACCGAAGTCGTCTGCGCGCGGGTGCGGCTCACTGTCGAGGACCGCCAGGGACGACGCGCCCACGGCTGGGGCGAGACCCCCCTGAGCGTCCAATGGGTCTGGCCTTCTCCCCTGACCCACGCCGAACGCCAACAGGCGCTCATGGGGCTTTGCGTCGATCTCGTCCACGCCTGGAGCGAATTCGACCGCTTCGGTCATCCCCTCGAAGTGGGCCGCGCTTTTCTGGACGAGCGACTGCCCGACCTGACCCGCGCCGCCAACCTCCGCGCGCCGGGGCGCGACCCTCTGCCCCACTTGGCTGCCCTGGTCTGCAATTCGCCATTCGACCTGGCGCTGCACGACGCCTTCGGCAACCTTCATGGAATCGACCTCTATCAAGCCTATGGAGCCGACTGGCTCGAATCCGACCTCGCCGCCTTCCTCGAACCGGCCGAGGACGCTCGCGGCCGCATCTCCTTTCAGAACCTCCGGCCCGACGCCTTTTTGACCCCCCGGCGAAATTGTCTCACCGCCTGGCATTTAGTGGGCGGACTCGACAAGCTGGAACCGCATGACCTCGACGGCACCGAACCAAACGACGGCTACCCGGTCCACCTGCGCGACTGGATCGCCCGCGACGGCCTGACCTGCCTCAAAATCAAACTCAGGGGCGACGACCCCGCCTGGGACTTCGATCGCCTCCAACGAGTTGGTCGGATCGCCGCCGAAACCGGGGTCCAATGGCTCTCGGCCGACTTCAACTGCGTCGTCCGCGACCCATCCTACGTCGTAGAGACGCTCGACCGACTTCTCGTTGAACGTCCCGATACCTTTGCCCGCTTGCTCTACGTCGAACAGCCGTTTCCCTACGACCTGGAGGCGCATCCTCTGGACGTTCGGAGCGTCTCGGCCCGCAAGCCGCTCTTTTTGGATGAAAGCGCGCATGATTGGCGCGTCGTCCGCCTGGGCCGCTCGCTGGGTTGGACCGGGGTGGCGCTCAAGACCTGCAAGACCCAGACCGAGGCGATCCTAGCCCTGTGCTGGGCGCGTGCCCACGGCATGACCTTGATGGTTCAAGACCTGACCAACCCGATGCTCGCGCAGATTCCCCACCTCTTGCTGGCTGCTCACGCCGGCACTATTCAGGGGGTCGAAACCAACGCGATGCAGTTCTATCCCGACGCCTCGGCTCCTGAAGCGACGGTTCACCCCGGGCTTTATCGGCGACGGGAGGGCATGGTGCGTCTGGACTCGATTCAGGGGCCCGGGTTTGGCATCAGGGTTGAGGAGATTCCCCGATCCCTCCCCGAACCGGCCGCCGCGCGGCAGTAG
- the cas2 gene encoding CRISPR-associated endonuclease Cas2, with protein MSRRTYLVCYDICDPKRLRKVFQTLRDFGDHLQYSIFECRLTPIDLANCRRLLGDIIHHGEDQVLFVDLGPTEQRSDRVITALGLPYAPLDAPCVVV; from the coding sequence ATGTCTCGACGCACTTATCTTGTATGCTACGACATCTGTGACCCCAAACGGTTACGCAAAGTCTTCCAAACTTTGCGCGACTTTGGCGACCATCTTCAATACTCGATCTTCGAGTGTCGTCTGACCCCGATCGACTTGGCCAACTGCCGCCGCCTTTTGGGAGACATCATCCATCACGGCGAAGACCAGGTGTTGTTTGTGGACCTGGGTCCGACTGAACAACGAAGCGACCGGGTCATCACCGCCCTAGGACTGCCCTACGCTCCGCTGGACGCCCCATGCGTCGTGGTCTAA